Proteins from a single region of Butyrivibrio fibrisolvens:
- a CDS encoding cation diffusion facilitator family transporter, giving the protein MIQFLAGIFIKDHNNTNDANVRRQYGILCGAFGVVLNIILVIIKMTAAFMSGSVSILADAANNMSDAETSVVTIIGFKLASQKPDKKHPFGHGRIEYVAGLIVAFFIFGMAVELLRTSVKKIMHPEQTGFNLVIAGILIVAIFIKLYMFLYNMDLGKKLSSAVLVNNAKDSISDVVSTSVVLISSFISYKTGIILDGYAGTLVAIFIFYQAYEATRDTISPLLGEAPSDEMIGAIEKDVLTFDQILGVHDIIVHNYGPNKTMMSLHVEIDSDESLLEAHDLVDEIEQLLNEKYSCSSVIHVDPVNLHDEEVMMIKDRMKERIRQLGDDIKFHDFRIIHHKNEKIIAFDIVVPFDYKSSDDEVIKFAKDACKEMFPDYETEVTVDKAEIVR; this is encoded by the coding sequence ATGATTCAATTTCTTGCTGGGATATTTATAAAAGATCATAACAACACAAATGATGCAAATGTGCGCCGTCAGTATGGTATACTGTGCGGCGCCTTTGGCGTTGTTTTAAACATTATCCTTGTAATTATCAAGATGACAGCGGCATTTATGTCAGGATCGGTCTCGATACTGGCGGATGCAGCTAATAACATGTCTGATGCAGAAACTTCAGTAGTTACGATAATAGGCTTTAAGCTTGCATCGCAGAAGCCTGACAAAAAGCACCCATTTGGTCATGGCCGGATAGAATATGTCGCAGGACTTATAGTTGCCTTCTTTATCTTCGGAATGGCAGTAGAGCTTCTGCGAACATCTGTAAAGAAGATCATGCATCCTGAGCAGACCGGATTTAACCTTGTTATTGCAGGTATATTAATAGTAGCTATTTTTATAAAATTGTATATGTTCTTATACAATATGGATCTTGGAAAGAAACTATCATCTGCTGTACTTGTTAACAATGCCAAAGACAGCATATCTGATGTTGTATCTACAAGCGTCGTTCTTATTTCATCTTTTATCAGTTATAAAACAGGTATTATTCTTGACGGCTATGCAGGAACTTTGGTAGCTATTTTTATCTTTTATCAGGCCTATGAGGCAACAAGAGATACAATATCCCCTCTTCTTGGAGAGGCTCCATCTGACGAAATGATCGGTGCCATAGAAAAAGATGTTCTTACATTTGATCAGATACTTGGAGTTCACGATATTATCGTTCACAACTATGGACCCAATAAGACCATGATGTCTCTTCACGTAGAGATTGATTCTGATGAATCTTTGTTAGAAGCTCATGATCTTGTTGATGAGATCGAACAGCTTCTTAATGAAAAATATTCCTGCAGCAGTGTGATCCATGTCGACCCTGTAAATCTTCATGATGAAGAAGTTATGATGATAAAAGACAGGATGAAAGAGCGTATCAGGCAACTCGGTGATGATATAAAGTTCCACGATTTCAGGATCATACATCATAAGAACGAGAAGATAATAGCTTTTGATATAGTGGTGCCCTTTGATTACAAATCTTCTGATGATGAAGTTATTAAATTTGCAAAGGATGCCTGCAAAGAGATGTTCCCTGATTATGAAACAGAAGTGACAGTTGATAAAGCTGAGATAGTTCGTTAA
- a CDS encoding zinc ribbon domain-containing protein — protein MYCGKCGKIVSDSAKFCPFCGETFETKSEVKSEAQNSTNFEQSGFSTFQSQNMNNVQTSYQSQNSYQQPQNMYQNQYNQGYQQYNPQMQNGYGQQPPKKKKSHKGLAIGLASVIVLAGVGGAGGYKYLEKTHEKEYQKAIEEAKEAYDAKDYEKAAESYQSALNVKEEDEAATQGLEASNAMMKIDDATKKLEGLSSYDVTINYQMSLNVDDSTDGRSYKLTQSSEMTASNITDEDGHTIAYVTGDLITASDDNGNESNQTYEIYVTKSGSVETNYSYTESTGWGGHLTTSATNGSSVILGDIASLSYSYDKDNENKDYYVFTAVDVNAEKCSFLTNFCSITDKATDAGNQKMTVSLFLDRESGKISKIEVSYPNLSMADVNSYYCNYSGKSLSISLEEITYTINVTEWDSDASLSVPSDAVDALSVGGGLQTAVAFSTEPTEYLGINMIDTTFNDASFQIPASWIKYDATGTQQEYGLNMDGTAQVCIYYIDKSNFSSKSDTKNMELILESVTEGVEVTDPTDVKIDGEDAIRFGVTASGYDVALNGVMYVIPCKDGYMVVQYVMYSGVENIWQSQFNAFIDSIDL, from the coding sequence ATGTATTGTGGAAAATGCGGAAAGATTGTATCTGATTCAGCTAAGTTTTGCCCGTTTTGCGGAGAGACATTTGAGACGAAATCAGAGGTAAAATCAGAAGCTCAGAATAGTACTAATTTTGAGCAGTCTGGCTTTAGCACATTTCAGTCTCAGAATATGAATAATGTTCAGACTTCATACCAGTCACAGAATTCATATCAGCAGCCGCAGAATATGTATCAGAATCAGTATAACCAGGGTTACCAGCAGTATAATCCGCAGATGCAAAATGGCTATGGACAGCAGCCTCCCAAAAAGAAGAAAAGTCATAAAGGCCTTGCAATCGGTCTCGCTTCTGTAATAGTACTTGCAGGTGTAGGCGGCGCAGGCGGTTATAAATATTTAGAGAAGACTCATGAGAAAGAATATCAGAAAGCTATAGAAGAAGCTAAAGAAGCTTACGATGCTAAGGATTATGAGAAGGCAGCAGAAAGCTACCAGAGTGCCCTTAATGTAAAAGAGGAAGATGAGGCAGCTACTCAGGGACTTGAAGCATCTAACGCTATGATGAAGATCGATGATGCAACCAAAAAGCTCGAAGGCCTTTCTTCTTATGATGTTACTATCAATTATCAGATGAGTCTTAATGTTGATGATTCAACTGATGGAAGATCTTATAAACTTACTCAGTCTTCTGAAATGACAGCATCAAACATTACTGACGAAGATGGACATACAATAGCTTATGTTACCGGCGATCTTATCACAGCTTCAGATGATAATGGTAACGAGAGTAATCAGACTTATGAGATTTACGTTACAAAGAGTGGAAGTGTAGAGACTAATTATTCATATACAGAGTCAACAGGATGGGGCGGACATCTTACTACCAGTGCTACAAACGGTTCTTCTGTAATTCTGGGCGATATTGCTTCTTTATCATATTCTTATGATAAGGACAATGAAAACAAGGATTACTATGTATTTACAGCAGTAGATGTTAATGCTGAGAAGTGCTCTTTCCTTACAAACTTTTGCAGTATTACTGATAAGGCTACTGATGCCGGAAATCAGAAGATGACAGTTTCTCTTTTCCTTGATCGTGAAAGTGGAAAGATATCCAAGATAGAGGTTTCTTATCCTAACCTTTCAATGGCAGATGTAAATTCATATTACTGCAATTATAGCGGAAAGAGTCTTTCTATCTCACTTGAGGAGATAACATATACTATTAATGTTACAGAATGGGATTCAGATGCATCTTTATCTGTACCATCAGATGCAGTTGATGCTCTTTCTGTAGGTGGAGGACTTCAGACAGCAGTAGCTTTTTCAACAGAGCCAACCGAGTACCTTGGTATTAATATGATCGATACTACTTTTAATGATGCAAGCTTCCAGATACCTGCATCATGGATCAAGTATGATGCTACAGGCACACAGCAGGAGTATGGTCTTAATATGGACGGAACAGCTCAGGTTTGCATTTACTATATAGATAAGTCTAATTTCAGTTCCAAATCTGATACAAAGAATATGGAACTTATTCTTGAAAGTGTTACAGAAGGCGTAGAAGTAACTGATCCTACTGATGTTAAGATCGATGGAGAAGATGCTATTCGTTTTGGAGTTACAGCCAGCGGATATGATGTTGCTCTTAACGGAGTGATGTATGTTATCCCTTGTAAAGATGGATACATGGTTGTGCAGTATGTAATGTACAGCGGTGTTGAGAACATTTGGCAGAGCCAGTTCAACGCATTCATCGACAGTATTGATTTATAA
- a CDS encoding D-alanyl-D-alanine carboxypeptidase family protein, whose product MGTDNRDKVHINSKNRNRYADESFLKDEIASIMRYEADDDDDEIDEEELRLEEEHFKEYQARITKRINEMKAEHDKQVFRQNVIKAGAAIVAVTVVGVFAFSYVGTQFLKARSVDEAAAAECSTAQTEVVDASDETAASSIASTECSVEEEKCVAFETPSTQEFGSEIGSACGILINADTMEIVSERNAYAKMYPASMTKVLTLLVAVENLTPEQLDDTFEITIEITDFSYSHGCSAAGFDVGEQVKVRDLLYALILPSGADGALGLAYYIAGSQEAFVDMMNAKLEELGLSDTAHFTNCIGVYDDDHYCTAYDMAMIMRAAMDNELCREILSTHYYVTESTEVHPDGIELSNWFLRRIEDNDEGINVVCGKTGFVNQSGNCAVSYAESENGDTYILCTGNAQGSWQCIRDQTNLYACAMKNSNDTGYSVSAAESNSGGIDEE is encoded by the coding sequence TTGGGGACAGACAACAGAGATAAAGTTCATATTAATTCTAAGAACAGAAATAGATATGCAGATGAGTCTTTTCTCAAGGATGAAATAGCTTCGATCATGCGATATGAAGCAGATGATGACGATGATGAGATCGATGAAGAAGAGTTAAGACTAGAAGAAGAGCATTTTAAAGAATATCAGGCAAGAATAACAAAAAGAATAAATGAAATGAAAGCAGAGCACGACAAACAGGTCTTCAGGCAGAATGTTATCAAGGCCGGAGCTGCTATAGTGGCGGTAACTGTGGTCGGTGTATTTGCTTTTAGTTATGTTGGCACACAATTCCTTAAGGCAAGGTCTGTTGATGAGGCAGCTGCTGCAGAATGTTCAACTGCGCAGACTGAAGTGGTAGATGCAAGTGATGAAACGGCCGCTTCCTCTATAGCATCAACAGAGTGCTCTGTCGAAGAAGAAAAATGTGTGGCATTTGAAACTCCTTCAACACAGGAGTTCGGATCTGAAATAGGCAGTGCCTGCGGAATTTTGATCAATGCAGACACTATGGAAATTGTATCTGAGAGAAATGCTTATGCTAAGATGTATCCGGCATCAATGACCAAAGTCCTCACCCTACTGGTTGCAGTGGAGAATCTTACACCTGAGCAGCTTGATGATACATTTGAGATTACTATAGAAATAACAGATTTTAGCTATTCACACGGTTGTAGTGCTGCCGGATTTGATGTTGGTGAACAGGTTAAAGTCAGAGATCTTTTGTATGCACTGATTCTTCCTTCAGGAGCTGATGGCGCTCTGGGACTTGCTTATTACATAGCTGGATCACAGGAAGCTTTTGTTGATATGATGAATGCTAAACTTGAAGAACTGGGGCTTTCCGATACAGCACACTTTACTAATTGTATAGGCGTTTATGACGATGACCATTATTGCACAGCATATGATATGGCAATGATAATGCGTGCGGCTATGGATAATGAGCTTTGCAGAGAAATATTGTCTACTCACTATTATGTGACGGAGAGTACCGAGGTACATCCTGACGGAATTGAACTTTCTAACTGGTTCCTTCGTAGGATTGAAGATAATGATGAAGGTATAAACGTTGTATGTGGCAAGACCGGTTTTGTAAATCAGTCGGGAAATTGTGCAGTCAGCTATGCAGAGAGCGAAAATGGTGATACGTATATACTTTGTACAGGCAATGCTCAAGGCTCCTGGCAATGTATACGTGATCAGACTAATCTTTATGCTTGCGCAATGAAGAATAGTAACGATACAGGTTATTCTGTTTCAGCAGCGGAGTCGAATTCAGGAGGAATAGATGAAGAGTGA
- a CDS encoding tetratricopeptide repeat protein — MRIQKIRLISKKLGQYSSALREESEQKLTISNSGRLWFTAYSGRDDDDQDYSAVRKLGASIGKELASEILEYVNEVFYGRKEGKYISDEHGSFELIITDTKGNNYVYGGELSKSADRIISNLSVKLRELIPIDNLFLFDGGEYQTSEKTTVRYCYCSIEPKGMSTNYFYISDFGLLQSGSFVEIPFGKKNTIMKGTVISSDYFEGENVPFAVEVTKHIIREISQDEFENTDELNENLSREDQDDLDEVEDLIENENYDGMYQWAYEHHERDDVQQIMAKVVQCYEECVRQNMPVAALNLGTLYYEGRYVRQDYQKAFELYKIAADAGEPRAISNLGYCYYYGRHQEVDYAKAYEYFLKGALLFDDANCLFKLGDMYLQGYHVEKNERYAYLMYERAMFECYGDDGRPDPIIPDIMQKMGQCFLYGIGISPDVPKALTLLNNALTGFYYRKKDDPNAVQLIAETKKCIEDAERILDSEE, encoded by the coding sequence ATGAGAATTCAAAAGATCAGACTGATTTCGAAAAAGTTAGGCCAGTATTCATCAGCTTTAAGAGAGGAGTCAGAACAAAAGCTCACTATTTCGAATTCCGGACGACTGTGGTTCACAGCATATTCGGGAAGAGATGATGACGATCAGGATTATTCTGCTGTAAGAAAACTTGGGGCGAGTATTGGAAAAGAGCTTGCCAGTGAGATACTCGAATATGTTAACGAAGTATTTTACGGAAGAAAAGAAGGAAAATATATTTCAGATGAGCATGGCTCTTTTGAACTGATCATCACTGACACAAAGGGGAATAATTACGTATATGGTGGTGAGTTATCCAAAAGCGCAGACAGGATCATATCTAATCTGTCAGTAAAGCTCAGAGAACTTATTCCTATTGACAATCTTTTCCTCTTTGACGGCGGAGAGTATCAGACAAGTGAGAAGACTACAGTACGCTACTGCTATTGTAGTATTGAACCCAAAGGGATGAGCACCAATTACTTCTATATAAGTGATTTCGGACTTTTGCAGTCAGGCTCATTTGTTGAGATTCCATTTGGCAAAAAAAATACTATAATGAAGGGAACTGTTATTAGCAGTGATTACTTTGAAGGTGAAAATGTTCCTTTCGCAGTAGAAGTCACCAAACATATCATTAGAGAGATAAGTCAGGATGAATTTGAAAATACTGACGAGCTTAATGAGAATCTTTCGAGAGAAGATCAGGATGATCTTGATGAAGTTGAAGATCTTATTGAAAATGAGAACTACGACGGAATGTACCAATGGGCTTATGAACACCATGAACGCGACGATGTTCAGCAGATCATGGCCAAGGTAGTCCAGTGCTATGAAGAATGTGTCAGACAGAACATGCCGGTTGCAGCACTTAATCTTGGTACATTATACTATGAAGGTCGTTATGTCAGACAGGATTATCAGAAAGCATTTGAGCTTTATAAGATAGCAGCCGATGCAGGAGAACCCAGGGCTATAAGCAATCTCGGCTATTGTTATTACTACGGAAGACATCAGGAAGTTGACTATGCTAAAGCATACGAGTATTTTCTTAAAGGAGCACTTCTTTTTGATGATGCCAATTGTCTTTTCAAGCTTGGGGATATGTATCTTCAGGGCTACCATGTTGAAAAGAATGAAAGATATGCATACCTTATGTATGAACGTGCCATGTTTGAATGTTATGGCGATGACGGAAGACCTGATCCGATTATACCGGATATCATGCAGAAGATGGGACAATGCTTCCTGTATGGAATCGGAATATCACCGGATGTACCTAAAGCACTTACACTGCTTAATAATGCCTTGACAGGCTTTTATTATAGAAAAAAAGATGATCCGAATGCAGTGCAGCTGATAGCTGAAACAAAAAAATGCATCGAAGATGCAGAAAGGATATTGGATTCGGAGGAGTAA
- the pepF gene encoding oligoendopeptidase F — MEEKKIMKREEVPVEYTWNLEDLYKTPADWEKDFEKAGKLTEEIAAFQGHVGESADKLLEWYKKSDEAELLLSSIYQYASLAADQDLGNNENQARKGKTIGLLVSVSSASAFADTEIMDIPDDKLESFFKENPDLELYRLAITRVRKKKEHMLSAAEEKLLAATGEMSEGPSNIGSIFRNADLKFPKVKDSKGEEHDLTQGTFISYMESTDREFRKNTFKTFYETWKSHESLSATILDAHYKQQTFYANARKYENNLEAALDRTEVPVSVYHNLIDTVHKHMGSMYRYMDLRKKLMGVDELHMYDLYNSIVPDAEEKITYEQAKEAVFEAIKPLGEDYAKVVKEAYENRWLDVYENEGKRSGAYSSGGARPHPYILLNHKDNLNSQFTLIHETGHTMHSYLSMKNQPVVYSDYVIFVAEVASTCNEVLMMKNLLSKTTDTKKRKYLLNYFMEQFRTTLYRQTMFAEFELKLNELVESGNTLTADTLNKMYYDLNKLYYGENMVVDEEIASEWARIPHFFYNYYVYQYATGFSAAIALATKILKEGEPAVKDYLKFLSSGCSTDPISLLKIAGVDMSTPAPIEEALDQFDALISEMEELA; from the coding sequence ATGGAAGAAAAGAAAATCATGAAAAGAGAAGAAGTTCCGGTAGAGTATACCTGGAACCTTGAAGACCTTTACAAAACACCTGCTGATTGGGAGAAAGATTTTGAAAAGGCAGGAAAACTTACAGAAGAGATAGCTGCTTTCCAGGGACATGTCGGAGAGAGCGCTGACAAGCTCCTTGAGTGGTACAAGAAGTCTGACGAAGCAGAACTCCTTCTGTCATCAATATATCAGTATGCATCACTTGCTGCTGATCAGGATCTTGGCAACAATGAAAACCAGGCAAGAAAAGGTAAGACTATAGGCCTTCTTGTATCAGTATCAAGTGCATCAGCCTTTGCAGATACAGAGATCATGGACATACCTGATGATAAGCTTGAGAGCTTCTTTAAGGAGAATCCTGACCTTGAGCTTTATCGTCTTGCTATAACACGTGTTAGAAAGAAAAAAGAGCACATGCTCTCAGCAGCAGAAGAAAAGCTCCTTGCTGCAACAGGAGAGATGTCAGAAGGTCCTTCCAATATCGGATCTATCTTCAGAAATGCCGATCTCAAATTCCCTAAGGTAAAAGATAGTAAGGGAGAAGAACACGATCTTACACAGGGTACCTTCATCTCTTATATGGAAAGCACAGATCGTGAATTCAGAAAGAATACATTCAAGACCTTCTATGAAACATGGAAGTCTCATGAGTCTCTTTCTGCTACGATTCTTGATGCTCATTACAAGCAGCAGACATTCTATGCAAATGCAAGAAAGTACGAGAACAATCTTGAGGCAGCTCTTGACCGTACAGAGGTTCCGGTAAGTGTATATCACAATCTCATCGATACTGTTCATAAGCACATGGGCTCCATGTACCGTTATATGGATCTTCGTAAGAAGCTTATGGGCGTTGATGAGCTTCATATGTATGACCTTTATAACTCAATCGTTCCTGATGCAGAAGAGAAGATCACATATGAGCAGGCTAAAGAGGCTGTATTCGAAGCTATCAAACCACTTGGTGAAGACTATGCCAAGGTTGTTAAGGAAGCTTACGAGAACCGCTGGCTTGACGTATATGAGAACGAAGGAAAAAGAAGTGGAGCTTACTCTTCAGGCGGCGCAAGACCTCATCCTTATATCCTTCTTAACCATAAGGACAATCTCAACAGCCAGTTCACTCTTATCCACGAGACAGGACACACAATGCACAGCTACCTGTCTATGAAAAACCAACCTGTTGTATATTCTGATTATGTAATATTCGTTGCAGAAGTAGCATCTACCTGCAATGAAGTACTTATGATGAAGAATCTCCTTTCTAAGACAACAGATACTAAGAAGAGAAAATATCTCCTTAACTATTTCATGGAGCAGTTCCGTACAACACTGTATCGTCAGACAATGTTTGCAGAGTTTGAACTTAAGCTCAACGAGCTTGTAGAAAGCGGCAATACGCTCACCGCGGACACTCTTAATAAAATGTACTATGACCTCAATAAGCTCTACTATGGCGAGAACATGGTCGTTGACGAAGAGATAGCATCAGAATGGGCAAGAATCCCGCATTTCTTCTACAACTACTATGTATATCAGTATGCTACAGGTTTCTCTGCAGCTATTGCTCTTGCTACCAAGATTCTTAAAGAGGGCGAACCTGCTGTAAAGGATTACCTCAAATTCCTGTCATCAGGTTGCAGTACAGATCCTATCAGTCTTCTAAAAATTGCTGGTGTTGATATGTCAACTCCTGCGCCAATTGAGGAAGCACTGGATCAGTTCGATGCGCTCATTTCCGAGATGGAAGAGCTTGCATAA
- a CDS encoding NADAR family protein, producing MKSDNLVCFYRENDAYGELSNWINAPFKYAGIQYQSSLQFIMLHKVMMFGQRQIGQKIMQETSPEEIKKLATKFEGYRDMLWDVTCEGVAYRGIRAKFQQNPKLAEKLLATGNKVIAFSSPLDEMWGTGISLNQPEAAYDPSKWKGKNRLGRVLMDVRTWLRLSIMATGEILPYMDIKDGTTIPEFRMTPGELQMIPDFTRAIQTYVLSLPDQHAKDTCLRSFEMGRLDANIASLPRAGLLEMKQEVFDNARLRAIIEQKTRPAGGNELPE from the coding sequence ATGAAGAGTGACAACTTGGTCTGTTTTTATCGTGAGAACGATGCTTATGGAGAACTAAGTAATTGGATCAATGCGCCTTTTAAATATGCAGGTATTCAATATCAGTCATCACTTCAATTTATTATGTTACATAAAGTCATGATGTTTGGTCAGCGTCAGATTGGCCAGAAGATCATGCAGGAGACATCACCGGAAGAGATCAAGAAGCTGGCTACCAAATTCGAGGGTTACAGGGATATGCTGTGGGATGTTACCTGTGAGGGCGTAGCTTATCGCGGGATCAGGGCCAAGTTTCAGCAGAATCCCAAACTGGCAGAAAAGCTTCTTGCTACAGGTAACAAGGTCATAGCTTTTTCATCTCCGCTTGATGAGATGTGGGGTACAGGTATATCTTTAAACCAGCCTGAAGCAGCTTATGATCCGTCTAAATGGAAAGGCAAAAACAGACTTGGTCGAGTTCTTATGGATGTAAGAACATGGCTTAGACTTTCTATTATGGCTACTGGTGAGATCCTTCCTTACATGGATATAAAAGATGGTACCACGATACCGGAATTCCGCATGACGCCCGGAGAACTTCAGATGATACCTGATTTTACCAGAGCGATTCAGACATATGTTCTGTCGCTACCGGATCAGCATGCTAAGGATACATGCCTTAGATCATTTGAGATGGGAAGGCTTGATGCCAATATTGCATCACTTCCAAGGGCGGGATTACTTGAAATGAAGCAGGAAGTCTTCGATAATGCAAGACTTAGAGCAATTATAGAGCAAAAAACCAGACCTGCGGGTGGCAACGAATTGCCTGAATGA
- the gpmI gene encoding 2,3-bisphosphoglycerate-independent phosphoglycerate mutase — translation MRGSKPTLLLILDGFGLNENPEGNAIAMANTPNLDMLMEKYPFVKGNASGLAVGLPDGQMGNSEVGHMNMGAGRIVYQELTRITKSINDGDFFENEALLEAVNNCKANNSALHMFGLVSDGGVHSHITHIYGLLELAKRNGLEKVYVHCFLDGRDTPPESGIDFVQQLEDKMKELGVGEIASLSGRYYAMDRDNNYDRVVIAYDALTKGEGQKASSAHEGMQQSYANGKTDEFVVPTVIMKDGQPVATIKDKDSVVFFNFRPDRAREMTHCFCDDEFDKFDRGARLDTKFVCFTDYDPLILNKEIAFKKVLLTNTFGEWLANKGLKQARIAETEKYAHVTFFFNGGVEEPNKNEDRVLVNSPKDVPTYDLKPQMSAPEVCDKLLDAINSQNYDVIVCNFANPDMVGHTGVIPAAVKAVETVDECVGKIYDAIMKANGTMFICADHGNADMMIDYETGEPWTAHTTNPVPFILVNYDPAYTLKEDGCLADIIPTLIECMGEEQPAEMTGKSLLVKKD, via the coding sequence ATGAGAGGTTCTAAGCCAACACTTCTTTTGATCCTTGATGGATTTGGTCTTAACGAAAACCCTGAGGGTAATGCTATTGCAATGGCTAACACACCAAATCTTGATATGCTTATGGAGAAATATCCTTTTGTAAAAGGAAATGCAAGCGGACTTGCAGTAGGTCTTCCTGACGGACAGATGGGTAACTCTGAAGTAGGCCACATGAACATGGGTGCAGGCCGTATTGTATACCAGGAGCTTACAAGAATCACAAAATCTATCAATGATGGTGATTTCTTCGAGAATGAAGCTCTTCTTGAAGCTGTAAATAACTGCAAGGCTAATAACAGTGCTCTTCACATGTTTGGTCTTGTATCTGATGGCGGTGTTCACAGCCACATCACACACATCTATGGACTTCTTGAGCTTGCTAAGAGAAACGGACTTGAGAAAGTATATGTACACTGCTTCCTTGACGGACGTGATACACCTCCGGAAAGCGGAATTGATTTCGTACAGCAGCTTGAAGATAAGATGAAAGAACTCGGCGTTGGTGAGATTGCTTCACTTTCAGGCCGTTACTATGCTATGGACAGAGATAACAACTATGATCGCGTTGTTATCGCTTATGATGCTCTTACAAAGGGCGAAGGCCAGAAGGCTTCCAGCGCACACGAAGGAATGCAGCAGTCATATGCAAACGGCAAGACTGATGAGTTCGTAGTTCCTACAGTTATCATGAAGGATGGTCAGCCTGTTGCAACTATCAAGGATAAGGATTCAGTTGTATTCTTCAACTTCCGTCCTGACAGAGCAAGAGAGATGACACACTGCTTCTGTGATGATGAGTTCGATAAGTTTGATCGAGGTGCAAGACTTGATACTAAGTTCGTATGCTTCACAGACTATGATCCACTTATTCTTAATAAAGAGATCGCATTCAAGAAGGTTCTCCTTACTAACACATTCGGAGAATGGCTTGCAAACAAGGGCCTTAAGCAGGCACGTATCGCTGAGACAGAGAAGTATGCTCACGTTACATTCTTCTTCAACGGTGGCGTAGAAGAGCCTAACAAGAACGAGGACAGAGTTCTTGTAAACAGCCCTAAGGATGTTCCTACATACGACCTCAAGCCTCAGATGAGCGCTCCTGAAGTATGTGACAAGCTCCTTGATGCTATTAATTCTCAGAACTATGACGTTATCGTCTGCAACTTCGCTAACCCTGACATGGTAGGACATACAGGTGTTATTCCTGCTGCAGTTAAGGCTGTTGAGACAGTAGATGAATGCGTTGGTAAGATTTATGATGCTATCATGAAAGCAAATGGAACAATGTTCATCTGTGCAGACCACGGTAACGCTGATATGATGATCGATTATGAGACAGGCGAGCCATGGACAGCTCATACAACTAACCCTGTTCCATTCATTCTTGTTAACTATGACCCTGCATATACTCTTAAAGAGGACGGATGTCTTGCAGACATTATCCCTACTCTTATCGAGTGTATGGGAGAAGAGCAGCCTGCAGAAATGACTGGTAAGAGCCTTCTTGTTAAGAAAGACTGA